AAGGCGCTTCCCTACCCTGCCTATAAAATCGACAGACATACTGATGAGGCATGGGTGGCCAATAATATTGAAACGGCTCCTCATGAATTGCCAAATGATACAGCGGATTTTGAAAAATGGAAACGCACCAATGTATTTGAGCAAAAGCAAGAAGGTTTTTATGGCATTTACCTAAAAATACAAAATGGGGATATCGACAGCAAGCGCGCGAAAAAGCTGGTAGAATATATTGGCAAATATGCTGCTCCCGATCTGCGCATCACCATTAACCAGGGGCTGCTGATCAAATATGTGAAATCCGAAAGCCTGCCCTATTTTTTCAATCGCCTGGAAACACTGGGGCTCGCTGCTCCCGGTTTTGACAGCCTGCACGACATTACGGCCTGCCCGGGTTCCGATACCTGCAACCTGGCAGTAACCAATAGTACAGAGCTCACGCGCGTGCTGGAAGATATGCTGCAAACGGAATTCCCCGATTTGATTGACGAACGCAATATCAAAATCAAGATCAGCGGATGTATGAATTCCTGCGGACAGCACATGATTGCGCAAATTGGTTTTCACGGCAGCTCGATAAAAAACAAGGAAAAAGGCCTGGTAGTACCCGCTATGCAGGTGGTGCTTGGCGGGGGCGTTGATCCAGATGGCCGCTCGTATATTGCCGATAAGGTAATCAAACTGCCCACCAAAAAGATTCCCACAGCGGTAGAAAGCATTTTGAACGATTATGAAGCCAACAAAACCGAAGGCGAATATTTCAATGCTTATTACAGAAGGCAGGACAAAAAATATTTTTACCATTTGCTCAAGCCCTTTGCTGACATTGATTCCCTGAATCAGAACGATTATATCGACTGGGGACACCAGGAGCAATTTGAGCCCGAAATTGGTGTGGGCGAATGTGCCGGAATCACACTGGATGTAATAGGCACCGTAATCAAAGAATCAGAGGAGAAACTGGAAGCCGCAAAAGAAGGCCATAAAGAAAAAGCCTGGGCAGATGCCATTTACAACAGCTACAGCGCATTTGTAATAGCTGCCAAGGCGCTGCTGCTCAGTGTAGATCACCAATGCAATACACAGGCCAATATCATTGCCGACTTTGATGAGAAATTTCACGAAACCGGATTACTGCCTGTAAATCCCGCTTTCAGCAAGGTGGTTTTACAAATCAAGGAAAATGAACCAACTGAAAGTCTTGCTTTAGATTACTATTCACAATCCATTGATTTTCTGAATAAAGCAAAATTATTCAGACAAGAACAAATAGAT
This genomic window from Chitinophagales bacterium contains:
- a CDS encoding nitrite reductase, whose amino-acid sequence is MNLRPNISPIAQRDILELKRKISDFQSGLIPEDKFKHFRLTRGVYGQRQTGVQMIRIKLPYGKVTPQQLKGIADISDRYATGNLHLTTRQDIQLHYVKVNDAPQLWADLESMNVTLREACGNTIRNVTASDKAGIDPHEAFDVTPYAHAFAYYFLRNPICQDMGRKFKVAFSSSEQEDSALTFLHDLGFIPQVQTKNGETLRGFKVFLGGGLGAQAINAHNIYDFLPEDQLIPFSEAVVRVFDRHGERASRNKARMKFLIKKIGVEAFMELVEEEKKALPYPAYKIDRHTDEAWVANNIETAPHELPNDTADFEKWKRTNVFEQKQEGFYGIYLKIQNGDIDSKRAKKLVEYIGKYAAPDLRITINQGLLIKYVKSESLPYFFNRLETLGLAAPGFDSLHDITACPGSDTCNLAVTNSTELTRVLEDMLQTEFPDLIDERNIKIKISGCMNSCGQHMIAQIGFHGSSIKNKEKGLVVPAMQVVLGGGVDPDGRSYIADKVIKLPTKKIPTAVESILNDYEANKTEGEYFNAYYRRQDKKYFYHLLKPFADIDSLNQNDYIDWGHQEQFEPEIGVGECAGITLDVIGTVIKESEEKLEAAKEGHKEKAWADAIYNSYSAFVIAAKALLLSVDHQCNTQANIIADFDEKFHETGLLPVNPAFSKVVLQIKENEPTESLALDYYSQSIDFLNKAKLFRQEQIDQNKAEENKAIIKNYYKA